In the Candidatus Electrothrix rattekaaiensis genome, one interval contains:
- a CDS encoding response regulator — protein MDRHLSTKVLLVDDEEEFAQLLATRLETRGMKVAAVTCGEEAVALVDKRVFDVAVIDLSMPGIDGIETLKQIKTRRPDLEVLMLTGHATVAGGIEAMKQGAHDFLQKPVDIDELLEKIKTARKAHLTAVHRKADAEMQDILKRKSW, from the coding sequence ATGGATAGGCATCTCTCGACAAAGGTACTCCTTGTTGATGACGAAGAGGAGTTTGCGCAGCTGCTGGCCACCCGTCTTGAAACCAGAGGGATGAAGGTTGCTGCTGTTACCTGCGGCGAGGAGGCGGTGGCATTGGTGGATAAGCGGGTCTTTGATGTGGCTGTTATTGATCTTTCCATGCCGGGCATTGACGGTATTGAAACGCTGAAACAAATTAAGACCAGAAGGCCTGATCTTGAAGTCCTGATGCTGACCGGTCATGCCACGGTCGCTGGCGGTATTGAGGCCATGAAGCAGGGGGCTCATGATTTTTTGCAGAAGCCTGTGGATATTGATGAGTTGCTGGAAAAGATTAAGACTGCAAGGAAAGCTCATCTGACAGCCGTGCATCGGAAAGCGGATGCCGAGATGCAGGATATTCTTAAACGAAAAAGCTGGTAG
- a CDS encoding response regulator: MKEMEGIKLLIIDDEAEFAATLCRRLHLRSIDAVDAHSGEEGLARLSEVNPNIVILDLKMHDMNGLDVLEKIKDYDASIEVIMLTGHGSARAGIEAREKGAFGYMIKPVDLSDLLIKIAEAVKKQADGNEGNEGDEGKT, translated from the coding sequence ATGAAGGAGATGGAGGGGATCAAACTGTTGATCATTGATGATGAGGCCGAGTTTGCCGCAACCCTGTGTCGGCGTCTGCACTTGCGCAGTATTGACGCGGTTGATGCCCATAGCGGTGAAGAAGGGTTGGCGCGATTGTCCGAGGTGAATCCGAATATCGTTATCCTTGATCTGAAGATGCATGATATGAACGGCCTAGATGTACTGGAAAAGATCAAGGACTATGATGCGAGTATTGAGGTGATTATGCTGACTGGGCACGGTTCAGCTCGCGCCGGGATTGAGGCTCGGGAAAAAGGGGCTTTTGGTTATATGATCAAGCCGGTTGACCTGTCTGATCTCTTAATCAAGATTGCCGAGGCTGTAAAGAAACAGGCTGATGGCAATGAGGGCAATGAGGGCGATGAGGGTAAAACATGA
- a CDS encoding 1-deoxy-D-xylulose-5-phosphate reductoisomerase produces MKSLSLLGSTGSIGKNVLNVVRSFPDRFRIVGLSAGRNIAELAAQVREFQPDCISVADQDLASQLITLLPEKYQEKVFWGDEGNQKVATVPSAEMVVSAVVGAVGLLPTLAAIAEGKDIGLANKETLVMAGRLVMEAARKYKVALLPIDSEHSAIFQALEAGRRDDVGMIILTASGGPFRTLEKEELHRATPEQALAHPNWDMGRKISIDSATMMNKGLEVIEACWLFDVPVEKIRVVVHPESIVHSLVEYIDGSVMAQLGIPDMRIPIAYALSYPERMPLNLSRLSLSDCGNLSFEKPDYDRFPALALAVNVMEEGGVKPAVLNAANEVAVAAFLDEQIGFTDITAIVAATLDRFAPGDDLDLAAILVADGRAREIAREEIARRNEFLRR; encoded by the coding sequence ATGAAATCCCTTTCCCTGCTCGGCTCCACCGGTTCCATTGGTAAAAATGTCCTCAATGTGGTGCGTTCCTTCCCGGATCGTTTTCGCATTGTCGGCCTCTCCGCAGGCAGAAATATTGCGGAGCTTGCCGCCCAGGTGCGGGAATTTCAGCCTGACTGCATCTCGGTTGCTGATCAGGATTTGGCTTCTCAGCTCATTACTCTGTTACCGGAGAAGTACCAAGAAAAGGTTTTCTGGGGCGATGAGGGCAATCAAAAAGTCGCCACGGTTCCGTCAGCGGAGATGGTTGTCTCCGCTGTGGTCGGAGCAGTCGGACTTTTACCCACCCTGGCGGCAATCGCTGAGGGCAAGGATATCGGGCTGGCCAATAAGGAAACCCTCGTCATGGCCGGGCGACTGGTTATGGAGGCAGCACGAAAGTATAAGGTTGCTCTCCTTCCTATAGATTCGGAGCATTCGGCTATTTTTCAGGCCTTGGAGGCTGGACGCCGCGATGATGTGGGCATGATTATCCTGACCGCATCAGGCGGACCTTTTCGTACTTTGGAAAAAGAGGAATTGCATCGGGCTACCCCGGAACAGGCTCTTGCCCATCCCAACTGGGATATGGGACGCAAGATCTCCATTGATTCGGCAACCATGATGAATAAGGGCCTGGAGGTGATTGAGGCCTGCTGGCTCTTTGATGTGCCGGTGGAGAAGATTCGGGTGGTTGTGCATCCGGAATCCATTGTTCATTCTTTGGTGGAGTATATTGACGGCTCTGTGATGGCCCAGCTGGGCATTCCTGATATGCGTATTCCCATTGCCTATGCTCTGTCCTACCCTGAACGCATGCCTCTTAATCTTTCTCGTCTCAGTCTTTCCGACTGCGGTAATCTCAGTTTTGAAAAGCCGGATTATGATCGTTTTCCGGCCCTTGCCCTTGCCGTTAACGTGATGGAAGAGGGCGGAGTAAAACCGGCAGTGCTCAATGCGGCCAATGAGGTTGCTGTTGCCGCCTTTCTGGATGAGCAGATCGGTTTTACGGATATTACCGCCATTGTTGCCGCGACTCTGGATCGTTTTGCACCGGGGGATGACCTGGATCTGGCTGCTATTTTAGTCGCAGATGGCCGGGCACGGGAGATTGCACGGGAAGAAATCGCACGGCGTAATGAATTCCTTAGGAGATAG
- a CDS encoding type II toxin-antitoxin system YafQ family toxin, with translation MRSVQRTSQFKRDVKRIKKQGRDLSKIKKIIRLLANGEKLPVANKDHALKGTMKDCRECHVEPDWLLIYRIDGSDLWLARTGSHADLFKK, from the coding sequence ATGCGTTCTGTTCAACGAACATCTCAATTTAAAAGAGATGTTAAGCGGATAAAAAAACAGGGCCGGGATCTTTCAAAAATTAAAAAGATTATCAGGCTGTTGGCGAATGGAGAAAAACTCCCTGTCGCGAATAAAGATCATGCCTTAAAAGGCACCATGAAGGACTGCCGGGAGTGTCATGTGGAACCGGACTGGTTATTGATATATCGCATTGACGGAAGTGATCTGTGGCTTGCTCGAACAGGATCACACGCTGATTTGTTTAAAAAATAA
- a CDS encoding ATP-binding protein yields MKKCSLWLEKILPPPRGNFMIRADLDKGYRRFSRGLSLILTVLVLVPMTFIAIVSHYQQITIFLSCAVVAVLVVFQLSEAITDHLREAGLKREQFLARAEQPNKLASIGRLAAGVAHEINNPLSIINQQAGLIQDIQEMSPDFPHKDMVAESLAGIQKSVKRCKVITHRLLGFAHQTRVNIEEVDINALLHEAVGFLAKEASYNQIGMEFILDEDIRHPWSDHGELLQIFLNIIGNAIDALAESGGTVTLSSKQVDRKNLRVCIADNGPGMTAEVQQHIFDPFFTTKETGRGTGLGLSIVYGLTRKLGGTVNVVSVVGKGTEFEIDLPVHQEEE; encoded by the coding sequence ATGAAAAAATGTTCTCTCTGGCTGGAAAAGATCCTGCCGCCGCCTCGGGGCAATTTTATGATCCGGGCAGATCTTGATAAGGGCTATCGTCGTTTTTCTCGCGGACTCTCGCTGATCCTGACCGTTCTGGTGTTGGTGCCTATGACCTTTATCGCCATTGTTTCCCATTATCAGCAGATCACTATTTTTCTTTCTTGCGCCGTTGTTGCTGTGCTGGTGGTTTTTCAGCTCAGTGAGGCCATCACTGATCATCTGCGTGAGGCCGGTTTAAAGCGGGAACAGTTTCTGGCTAGGGCTGAGCAGCCCAATAAGCTGGCCTCCATCGGCAGGCTGGCCGCTGGGGTGGCCCATGAAATCAACAATCCCTTGTCGATTATCAATCAGCAGGCTGGCCTGATTCAGGATATCCAGGAGATGTCGCCTGATTTTCCGCATAAGGATATGGTGGCGGAATCCCTTGCGGGCATTCAGAAGAGTGTGAAACGCTGCAAGGTCATCACCCATCGTTTGCTCGGTTTTGCCCATCAGACCAGGGTGAATATAGAAGAGGTTGATATCAACGCCCTCCTCCATGAGGCGGTTGGTTTTCTGGCCAAAGAGGCATCCTATAATCAGATCGGTATGGAATTCATCCTGGATGAGGATATCCGGCATCCTTGGAGCGATCACGGAGAACTTTTACAGATTTTTCTCAATATCATTGGGAATGCTATAGATGCTCTGGCGGAAAGCGGCGGGACTGTCACCCTGAGCAGTAAACAGGTTGACCGAAAAAACCTGCGTGTCTGCATTGCGGATAACGGGCCCGGTATGACAGCCGAGGTGCAGCAGCATATTTTTGATCCCTTTTTCACCACCAAAGAAACAGGGCGGGGAACCGGGCTAGGACTGTCCATTGTCTACGGCCTGACCAGAAAGCTGGGCGGCACGGTTAATGTGGTTTCCGTTGTGGGAAAGGGTACGGAATTTGAGATTGACCTGCCGGTCCATCAGGAGGAGGAATGA
- a CDS encoding type II toxin-antitoxin system RelB/DinJ family antitoxin, producing MRTNKTATARALIDPQVKKEAETILKSLGLNISTSIELFYRQVIAQKGLPFELRVPTETTMKAIEDARTGKGKSFASSEDLFDDLGI from the coding sequence ATGAGAACAAATAAAACAGCCACAGCCAGGGCACTTATAGATCCTCAGGTAAAAAAAGAAGCTGAAACCATCTTAAAGAGTCTTGGTCTTAATATATCAACCTCTATAGAACTTTTTTACCGTCAGGTTATTGCGCAAAAGGGTCTTCCTTTTGAACTGCGTGTTCCTACAGAGACTACCATGAAAGCCATTGAAGACGCTCGGACAGGAAAAGGAAAATCTTTTGCCAGTTCGGAGGACCTTTTTGATGATCTTGGTATATAA
- a CDS encoding SLC13 family permease has translation MQSSGPQVLALSRKKKRFDWKRLLFIFTGIGLFVLVYFFPPWPDAVDPTGAHFVLTREGKGALAVFLLAATWWVFEVVPIGVTSLTIGVLQALFMIRDPGTAFRDFMDPSVLFIFGSIMIGMVFTKTGLTRRMAYKMLSIVGERTSMIYLGCFAMTGVLTHFMAHTAVAATMFPLLMAIHSLYADEEKPTRFGKGLFIGMAYVAGAGSIITLLGAARGAVALGFYKDIMKVDISFFQLSWYMFPIGWLMIFLLWGFILLFFKPEHARILGLKEKAGRMYKDLGRWSQKELLTTGIVFGTILIIALKNFIPALADIHKTGILLCSTISFFLFNILTIDDLEEVPWNIILLFAGAMSIGFCLWETGAARWLAVNWLVLFQNSPPLVFILGMAFFVMMMTNFIMNVAAIAISLPVALVIAPYLGVSGEVILFSSLVVAGMPFLLLVGAAPNAIAYNSRQFSTGEFFLWGIPASILLMLVVWLAVAVIWPLMGMEVFVPVAG, from the coding sequence ATGCAGTCTTCAGGCCCTCAGGTACTTGCTTTGTCCAGAAAGAAAAAGCGATTTGATTGGAAACGATTGCTCTTTATTTTCACCGGAATCGGCCTTTTTGTTCTTGTGTATTTCTTCCCGCCTTGGCCGGATGCTGTTGATCCGACAGGAGCGCATTTTGTCTTGACCAGAGAAGGGAAGGGGGCCTTGGCTGTTTTTCTGCTGGCTGCAACTTGGTGGGTGTTTGAAGTGGTGCCCATTGGCGTGACCAGTCTGACCATCGGTGTTCTGCAAGCCCTCTTTATGATCCGTGATCCCGGTACGGCCTTTCGGGATTTTATGGATCCCTCTGTACTCTTTATCTTCGGTTCCATCATGATCGGTATGGTGTTCACCAAAACCGGTCTGACCCGGCGGATGGCCTATAAGATGCTCTCCATTGTTGGGGAACGGACCAGCATGATCTATCTGGGCTGCTTTGCCATGACCGGGGTTTTGACCCATTTCATGGCCCATACCGCCGTGGCCGCCACCATGTTTCCCCTGCTCATGGCCATTCATTCCCTGTATGCTGATGAGGAAAAACCCACTCGCTTCGGCAAAGGTCTGTTCATCGGCATGGCCTATGTGGCGGGCGCAGGTAGTATCATTACTCTGCTGGGTGCGGCCAGAGGGGCTGTGGCCCTGGGGTTTTATAAGGACATCATGAAGGTGGATATCAGCTTTTTTCAGTTGAGCTGGTACATGTTCCCCATTGGCTGGCTCATGATTTTCCTGCTCTGGGGATTTATCCTCCTCTTTTTCAAGCCGGAACATGCGCGGATTCTCGGCCTGAAAGAAAAAGCGGGGAGGATGTACAAGGATTTGGGCCGCTGGAGTCAGAAGGAACTCCTTACCACCGGGATCGTGTTCGGAACCATCCTGATCATCGCGCTGAAGAATTTTATTCCCGCCTTGGCCGATATCCATAAAACCGGTATCCTGCTTTGCTCCACTATTTCCTTTTTTCTCTTCAACATTCTTACTATTGATGATCTTGAAGAGGTGCCTTGGAATATTATCCTCCTCTTTGCTGGGGCCATGTCCATCGGCTTCTGCTTATGGGAGACCGGGGCCGCCCGTTGGCTGGCCGTCAATTGGCTGGTCCTTTTTCAGAATTCTCCGCCGCTGGTCTTCATTCTCGGCATGGCCTTCTTTGTCATGATGATGACCAACTTCATTATGAATGTGGCTGCCATTGCTATTTCCCTGCCTGTGGCCTTGGTTATTGCTCCGTATCTCGGGGTCAGCGGCGAGGTTATCCTCTTTTCTTCTCTCGTGGTTGCAGGGATGCCTTTTCTCCTGCTGGTCGGTGCTGCTCCCAATGCCATCGCTTATAACTCCAGGCAATTCAGCACCGGAGAGTTTTTTCTGTGGGGGATTCCGGCTAGTATCCTGTTGATGCTGGTGGTCTGGCTGGCTGTGGCTGTTATCTGGCCGCTCATGGGGATGGAGGTTTTTGTGCCTGTGGCGGGGTGA
- a CDS encoding CBS domain-containing protein, translating into MSEQTKDIREMVIPLERCPRLYDYQTLDEAIALFALSPSVENPVDLPLLLVLDQQNNLVGRLSRADILRGLVPTLLGTGRGGSRFSWSNADDDPHLTFLYEDHALAECGGNRMRPIRPLMRPVDFTLSADTHILEAIVVLHRHNTSCVPVLDNGAVIGLLRFEELFHVMCNTWCTLPKD; encoded by the coding sequence ATGTCGGAACAAACAAAGGATATACGAGAGATGGTCATCCCTCTTGAGCGTTGTCCCCGGCTGTACGATTATCAGACCCTGGACGAGGCCATAGCCCTGTTCGCCCTGAGCCCTTCTGTGGAAAATCCTGTTGATCTGCCTCTCCTGCTTGTGCTTGATCAACAAAATAATCTGGTGGGCAGGCTCTCACGGGCCGACATTCTACGAGGTTTAGTGCCGACTCTGTTGGGAACAGGGAGAGGGGGGAGTAGATTTTCTTGGAGCAATGCTGATGACGATCCGCACCTGACTTTTCTTTATGAAGACCACGCCCTTGCCGAGTGCGGAGGTAACCGGATGCGACCTATTCGTCCCTTGATGCGTCCTGTTGACTTCACTTTATCGGCGGATACGCATATTCTGGAGGCTATTGTGGTGCTGCACCGTCATAATACCTCCTGTGTCCCGGTGCTTGATAACGGAGCCGTTATCGGTCTCCTTCGTTTTGAAGAACTTTTTCACGTCATGTGCAATACTTGGTGTACGTTGCCGAAGGATTGA